Below is a genomic region from Nocardioides panacis.
GTCCGGCGGGGCCCGGGTGACCTGGCCCGGCTGCGCCTGCTGGTCGGCGAGGAGGAGGCCGTCGAGGTGGTCGTAGGGCTGCCCCGCTCGCTGTCGGGCGGCGAGGGCCCGGCCGCGGTCAAGGTCCGGTCGTTCGCGGCCGAGATCGCCGCGGCCCTCGCGCCGGTGCCCGTGCGGCTCTGCGACGAGCGGCTGAGCACCGTCACCGCCGAGGCGGTGCTGCGCGGCCAGGGCAAGAAGGGCCAGAAGCGCCGCGCCGTGGTGGACCAGGCCGCGGCCGTGGTGATCCTGCAGAATGCACTGGAGACCGAGCGCGGCACGGGGGCCGCACCCGGGGAGCTGGTGCCGGCCGGGTAGCGTCTGGCGACCGAAGCAGGTCCGGCAGCAGCCGGGACGACCGGACGGCGGGCGGGGGCGCGTCGATATCAGTGAGGTTGAGCGGGCAGTTGAGCGATCTGGGACTCGAACTCGGGCACGAGAAGAAGCACCGACCCCGTCGGGGCCTCGGCTGCCTGGCCGTGCTGCTCGCGCTGGCCGTGCTGCTGGGCATCGGGTACGTCGCGTACTCCTACGGGATGACCGCGATCAAGGACAGGCTCGCCGGCCCGGAGGACTACTCCGGCGGGGGCACCGGCCAGGTGCTGGTCGAGGTCCAGGACGGTGACGCCGCCTCCGACATCGCCGCGACACTGAAGGACAAGGGCGTGGTGAAGTCCGTGCAGGCCTTCACCGACGCCGCCCGCAAGGACTCCCGGTCCGTGGGCATCCAGGTCGGCTTCTACGAGATGAGGAAGCAGATGTCGGCGTCCGCCGCACTCGCGGTGCTCGTCGACCCGGCCCACCGGATGCGCTCGGTGGTGACGGTCCCCGAGGGGTTCACGGTCGACCAGATCGTGGCGACCCTGGCCAAGAAGACCGACTTCTCGCGCAAGCAGTACGACAAGGTCCTCGCCCGTCCGGGCTCGATCGGGCTGCCGTCGTACGCCCACGGCAACGCGGAGGGCTACCTGTTCCCGGCGACCTACGAGCTGCCGCCGAACGCGACGCCGCGCTCGATCCTGACGATGATGGTCGACCGCTGGAGCCAGGCCGCCGAGGACGCCGACCTCACCGGCGCGGCCGAGCGGCTGGGCTACACGCCGGCCCAGCTGATGACCGTGGCCAGCCTGGTCGAGGCGGAGTCCAACCGGGACGCGGACCGCGGCAAGGTCGCCCGGGTGATCTACAACCGGCTCGAGGGCGACGCCACCAACCACCTGCTGCAGATCGACGCGGCCGTGAACTACGCGTTCGACCGAGACCTCGGCGTCGCGCTGACGACCGAGGACCTGCAGGTGGACTCGCCGTACAACACCTACAAGAACCCCGGGCTGCCGCCGACGCCGATCGAGGCGCCCGGCGACGCGGCCATCGCGGCGGCGGCGCACCCGACCCCGGGGCCGTGGGTCTACTACGTGACGGTCAACCTGCGCACCAGCGAGACCAAGTTCACCGAGAGCTACGACACGTTCTTGAAGTACAAGGCCGAGTTCAAGGAGTACTGCCGTACCCAGTCCGACGCCTGCTGACCCGGCCGTGAACCGCTGCGCCGTGCTCGGCAGCCCGATCGGGCACTCGCTCTCACCGCTCCTGCACCGGGAGGCGTACGCCGCGCTCGGGCTCGACTGGGTCTACGAGGCGCGCGTCGTGACCGAGCAGGGTCTCGCCGCGTTCCTCGCCGGAGTGGACGCCTCGTGGCGCGGCCTCTCGCTGACGATGCCGCTCAAGCGGGCGGTCCTGCCGCTGCTCGACGAGGTCAGCGAGCGGGCCCGGCAGGCCGGCGGCGCGAACACCGTCGTGCTCGCCGACGGGCGGCGCAGCGGGCACAACACCGACGTCCCCGGGATCAGCGCCGCGGTGCGCGAGCGGTACGACGGACCGGTCGGACGCGCCGTCGTGCTGGGCGGCGGAGCGACCGCGGCGTCCGCGGTGCTGGGGCTTGCGGACCTGGGCTGCCGGCACGTGACGCTGCTGGTGCGCGACGCCGGCCGGGCGGCCCTGACCGTCGCGGCGGCGGCCCGGCACCCGGACGGCCCGACGGTCGACGTACGCCCGCTGGCCGGGCCCGCCGGGCCCGCCGACGTGCTGGTGTCCACGATCCCGGCCGCCGCGCAGACCGCGGAGCTGCTCGCCCGGGTCGCGGACGTGCCGGTCGTCTTCGACGTGGTCTACGACCCCTGGCCGACGCCGCTCACGGTCGCCGCCGAGGAGGCCGGTCGCACCGTGGTGTCCGGCCTCGACCTGCTGGTGCACCAGGCGGTGCTCCAGGTGGAGCTGATGACCGGGCTGCCGGGCGCGCCGCTGGAGGCGATGCGCGAGGCCGGGCGGCGGGCGCTCGTGGCGCGCGGCTGAGGTGCCTCCCCAGCCGCGTGCGGTTCTGCCCGCGCCGGGCGACGTCAGCCACTAGGGTCGCGAGCTGTGACCTGGAACCTCGCGCCCGCGCTGGTGGCCGCCGCGTGGGGTGCCGCGTCCGGCGCGGTGCTGCCGCGGGTCATCGCGCGGCTGCCCGAGCCGGAGCCCGACCCGCTGGTGCCGGCCGAGGACGAGGCCGACTTCGCCCGGCCGGTCGACGACCCCAAGGAGCCGTACGCCGACCTGGCCCGGCTCCCGGGCCTGGCCTGGAAGCTGGCCGTCGTGTCCGCGGTCCTCGCCGGCCTGGCCGGCGCCCGGATCGGCTGGTCACCGGCGCTGCTGTTCCTGGGCTACCTCGTGCCGGTGGGCGTCGCCCTGGCCCTCGTGGACTGGCGCACGCGCTACCTGCCGACCCGGCTGATCGCGCCGTCGTACGTCGTGGTCGGGGTGCTGGTGCTGCTCGGGTCCGTGCTCACCCAGGACTGGCTGTCGCTGCGCTCCTCGGCGATCGGCTGGGTGGGCTGCTTCGCGGTGTTCTTCGTGATGTGGTTCATCAGCCCGGGATCGCTGGCCTACGGGGACGTCCGGCTCTCCGGCCTGCTCGGGCTGGCGGTCGGCTCGCTCGGCCTCGCCCAGCTGGTGCTCGGGATGTTCACCGGCTTCCTGCTCCTCGCCGTCGGCGGGATCGTGCTGTCGCTCGCGCGGGTCTTCCACCGGCGGCACATGCCGTTCGGCCCGTTCCTGCTGGCCGGGGCCTTCCTCGGTGCGGTCTTCCCCCTCCAGCTGCTGACCGCCTACGCGTGGACCGTCGAGGGCGTGAGCTCGCTGGTGGGCTCGGTGGTGGACGCCCTCTGAGGCGTCCGCGGGCCGCGTGAAAGACTGGCGCACATGCTGCGTTGGCTCACTGCAGGCGAGTCCCACGGCCCGGGACTGGTCGCCGTCCTCGAGGGTCTGCCCGCCCATGTCCAGGTGACCTCGGGAGACGTCGTCGACGCCCTGGCCCGCCGCCGGCTGGGCTACGGCCGCGGCGCCCGGATGAAGTTCGAGCAGGACCAGGTCGACATCATCGGCGGGCTGCGGCACGGGCGCAGCCTCGGCAGCCCGATCGCGATCCGGGTGGGCAACACCGAGTGGCCCAAGTGGGAGAAGGTCATGTCGGCCGACCCGGTCGACGAGGCCGAGCTCGAGGCCCTCGCCCGCAACGCGGCGCTGACCCGCCCCCGGCCCGGCCACGCCGACCTGGTGGGCATGCAGAAGTACGACTTCGACGAGGCCCGGCCGATCCTGGAGCGCGCCTCGGCCCGGGAGACCGCCGCCCGGGTCGCGCTCGGCGCGGTCGCCACCAAGTTCCTCGAGCAGGCCATCGGCGCGGAGGTCGTCTCGCACGTCGTCGCGATCGGGACGGCCCGGGCGCCCTCCGGCTCGGTCCCGGCCGCGTCCGACGTGGCGGCGCTCGACGCCGACCCGGTGCGCTGCCTCGACGCCGACGGGAGCTTGGCCATGCAGGCCGAGATCGACCAGGCGCACGCCGACGGGGACACCCTGGGCGGTGTCGTGGAGGTCGTCGTGCACGGCCTCCCGCCCGGCCTCGGGTCGCACGTGCACTGGGACCGCCGTCTCGACGCACGACTGGCCGGCGCGCTGATGGGCATCCAGGCCATCAAGGGCGTGGAGGTCGGCGACGGCTTCGAGCTCGCCGCCACCCCTGGCTCGCGGGCGCACGACGAGATCGTCGGCACCGAGGACGGGATCCGGCGCACGTCGGGCCGCTCCGGCGGCACCGAGGGCGGGATGTCCACGGGGGAGGTGCTGCGGGTGCGTGCCGCGATGAAGCCGATTGCGACGGTGCCCCGCGCGCTGCGCACCATCGACGTGTCCACCGGCGAGGCCGCGGTCGCCAACCACCAGCGCTCCGACGTGTGCGCGGTGCCGGCGGCCGGGATCGTCGCCGAGGCCATGGTCGCGCTGGTGCTGGCCGACGTCGTGCTGGAGAAGTTCGGCGGCGACTCGGTCGGGGAGACCCGGCGCAACGTGGAGGGCTATCTGTCCTCGCTGAGCTTCCGGTGAGCGCCGACCCCACGACGCCGCGGGTGGTCCTGGTCGGCCCGATGGGCGCCGGGAAGACCACGGTCGCCGACCTGCTCGGCCGGCGCTGGGGCCTCAGCGTCCGCGACACCGACCACGACGTCGAGACCGCCGCCGGCAAGTCGATCTCCGACATCTTCGTCGACGACGGCGAGGTGGCGTTCCGGGCCCTGGAGCGGGCCGCGGTGACCGCCGCGCTGGAGGCGCACGCCGGCGTGCTGGCGCTGGGCGGGGGAGCGGTGCTCGACGACGACACCCGGGCCGCGCTGGCCGGGCACCGGGTGGTCTTCCTCGAGGTGGGCCTCTCCGACGCCGTCAAGCGGGTCGGGCTCGGCATCACCCGCCCGCTGCTGATGGGCAACATGCGGGCCAGGATCAAGGCGCTGCTCGACGAGCGGCTGCCGGTCTACCGCGAGGTCGCCTCGCTGACCGTGCACACCGACGGCCGCACTCCGCAGGACGTCGCCGACGAGGTCGCCCGGCTGGTCGAGGCCGCCGAGCGGACACAGGAGGACGCATGACCGACCGCACCGTGCTGCACGTGGCCGGGGGAGCGCCGTACGACGTGGTCGTGGGCAGCGGGCTGCTCGGCGAGCTGCCGGGGATGCTCGGCGAGGGCGTCCGCCGCGTCGCGGTGATCCACCCGCGCGCGCTGGCCGCGACCGGCGAGGCGATCCGTGCCGACCTCTCCGCGCAGGGCTACGACGCCCACGGCATCGAGATCCCGGACGGCGAGGAGGCCAAGCTCGCGCCGGTCGCGTCGTTCTGCTGGCAGGTGCTCGGCCAGACCGGGTTCACCCGCAGCGACGCCGTCGTGACCGTCGGGGGCGGCTCGACCACCGACATGGGCGGCTTCGTGGCCGCCACCTGGTTGCGCGGGGTCAAGGTCATCCACCTGCCCACCACCCTGCTGGCGATGGTCGACGCGGCCGTCGGCGGCAAGACCGGGATGAACACCACCGAGGGCAAGAACCTCGTCGGCGCCTTCCACGAGCCCGCCGGCGTGCTGTGCGACCTGGCCACCTTGGAGTCGCTGCCGCGCAACGAGCTGATCAGCGGCCTGGCCGAGGTGGTCAAGTGCGGCTTCATCGCCGACCCGGCGATCCTCGACCTGGTG
It encodes:
- a CDS encoding shikimate kinase translates to MSADPTTPRVVLVGPMGAGKTTVADLLGRRWGLSVRDTDHDVETAAGKSISDIFVDDGEVAFRALERAAVTAALEAHAGVLALGGGAVLDDDTRAALAGHRVVFLEVGLSDAVKRVGLGITRPLLMGNMRARIKALLDERLPVYREVASLTVHTDGRTPQDVADEVARLVEAAERTQEDA
- a CDS encoding prepilin peptidase, translated to MTWNLAPALVAAAWGAASGAVLPRVIARLPEPEPDPLVPAEDEADFARPVDDPKEPYADLARLPGLAWKLAVVSAVLAGLAGARIGWSPALLFLGYLVPVGVALALVDWRTRYLPTRLIAPSYVVVGVLVLLGSVLTQDWLSLRSSAIGWVGCFAVFFVMWFISPGSLAYGDVRLSGLLGLAVGSLGLAQLVLGMFTGFLLLAVGGIVLSLARVFHRRHMPFGPFLLAGAFLGAVFPLQLLTAYAWTVEGVSSLVGSVVDAL
- the aroC gene encoding chorismate synthase — protein: MLRWLTAGESHGPGLVAVLEGLPAHVQVTSGDVVDALARRRLGYGRGARMKFEQDQVDIIGGLRHGRSLGSPIAIRVGNTEWPKWEKVMSADPVDEAELEALARNAALTRPRPGHADLVGMQKYDFDEARPILERASARETAARVALGAVATKFLEQAIGAEVVSHVVAIGTARAPSGSVPAASDVAALDADPVRCLDADGSLAMQAEIDQAHADGDTLGGVVEVVVHGLPPGLGSHVHWDRRLDARLAGALMGIQAIKGVEVGDGFELAATPGSRAHDEIVGTEDGIRRTSGRSGGTEGGMSTGEVLRVRAAMKPIATVPRALRTIDVSTGEAAVANHQRSDVCAVPAAGIVAEAMVALVLADVVLEKFGGDSVGETRRNVEGYLSSLSFR
- the mltG gene encoding endolytic transglycosylase MltG; translated protein: MSDLGLELGHEKKHRPRRGLGCLAVLLALAVLLGIGYVAYSYGMTAIKDRLAGPEDYSGGGTGQVLVEVQDGDAASDIAATLKDKGVVKSVQAFTDAARKDSRSVGIQVGFYEMRKQMSASAALAVLVDPAHRMRSVVTVPEGFTVDQIVATLAKKTDFSRKQYDKVLARPGSIGLPSYAHGNAEGYLFPATYELPPNATPRSILTMMVDRWSQAAEDADLTGAAERLGYTPAQLMTVASLVEAESNRDADRGKVARVIYNRLEGDATNHLLQIDAAVNYAFDRDLGVALTTEDLQVDSPYNTYKNPGLPPTPIEAPGDAAIAAAAHPTPGPWVYYVTVNLRTSETKFTESYDTFLKYKAEFKEYCRTQSDAC
- a CDS encoding shikimate dehydrogenase, with protein sequence MNRCAVLGSPIGHSLSPLLHREAYAALGLDWVYEARVVTEQGLAAFLAGVDASWRGLSLTMPLKRAVLPLLDEVSERARQAGGANTVVLADGRRSGHNTDVPGISAAVRERYDGPVGRAVVLGGGATAASAVLGLADLGCRHVTLLVRDAGRAALTVAAAARHPDGPTVDVRPLAGPAGPADVLVSTIPAAAQTAELLARVADVPVVFDVVYDPWPTPLTVAAEEAGRTVVSGLDLLVHQAVLQVELMTGLPGAPLEAMREAGRRALVARG
- the ruvX gene encoding Holliday junction resolvase RuvX, whose protein sequence is MRRGVRLGVDVGDVRIGVARSDPAGLIATPVETVRRGPGDLARLRLLVGEEEAVEVVVGLPRSLSGGEGPAAVKVRSFAAEIAAALAPVPVRLCDERLSTVTAEAVLRGQGKKGQKRRAVVDQAAAVVILQNALETERGTGAAPGELVPAG
- the aroB gene encoding 3-dehydroquinate synthase — encoded protein: MTDRTVLHVAGGAPYDVVVGSGLLGELPGMLGEGVRRVAVIHPRALAATGEAIRADLSAQGYDAHGIEIPDGEEAKLAPVASFCWQVLGQTGFTRSDAVVTVGGGSTTDMGGFVAATWLRGVKVIHLPTTLLAMVDAAVGGKTGMNTTEGKNLVGAFHEPAGVLCDLATLESLPRNELISGLAEVVKCGFIADPAILDLVESDPVAAIEPDSAVLRELIERALRVKIDVVVDDLKETGGAGGHPGREMLNYGHTLGHAIERAERYNFRHGAAVAIGMTFVSELARLAGRLDEATAERHRTVLELVGLPTTYRGAEWGQLLEAMKVDKKTRGDQLRFVVLDGLARPSILTAPDPALLTAAYAEITPDPR